The nucleotide sequence ATCATTATGAACAAATGTCATTAatatacattaccgttcaaaagtttggggtcacccgggcaatttcatgttttccatgaaaactcgcacttttattcatgtgctaacataattgcacaagagttttctagtcatcaattagcctttcaacaccattagctaacacaatgtagcattagaacacaggagtgatggttgctggaaatgttcctctgtacccctatgtagatattccattaaaaatcatccattttcagctagaatagtcatttaaaacatgaacattgtctagactgtatttctgattaattcaatgatgtcgtcattgaaaaaaactgcttttctttcaaatcaagcacatttctaagtgactccaagcTTTTGAATGGTGTTGTATGCAGTATTGCAATTGtacagagaaaaacatgagACTAAACCAGAACACCACACTGTGGTGACTCAATCTTAGGTGCCAGCCACAAGTAATGGCCATACCAggtatcattaaaaaaaaaaaatttaccagTGGGGTTTCCAGGATTGATGATGCACAGAGCTCGGGGGTTGCAGTACTGTCTGGCCTCATCCAAGGCGCGCTGCAGCTCAGGGATGTCCAGACTCCAGCACTTTTCCTCATTAAGGTAATAGTTGATCTGCACAGCGCCCAGTTCAGCCAGTGCAGCGGAATACAGCGGGTACTGAGGTATAGAGATCATGACGCCTGTACGGCTCGCACCTTCACCACAAACCAGCAGCTTCAGCATCGTCTGAGAGAGCAGGAGGACAAGGAGGTTAAGAAAAGACATGAGACATATGTCAGTTCAAACATGTTACCTACTGTGTATACACGTAATTGTATTTTAGAATTACATGCAAGCTTTATCTGCATTTTACTTAACATGTACAcatgcactaccagtcaaaagtttggacacaccttctcactcagtgctttttatttatttgttttgttttctccattgtagattaatactgaagattaacacctttttgtttataacataattccatatgtcttcttttatagctttgatgtcttcagtattaatctacaatgtagaaaatatttaGATAAAAACCATTtaataagaaggtgtgtccaaacttttgagtggtagtgGATATGTAATATGCTATATACAATAAAAGCTGTACTGCCTCTGTAGTATGTAACAAAGCTTTCAACAAAAAGTCTTTTTAAACAACCCATCATACAGGTTAGGTTAGGACCACCAACAGGATTTTTCAGCAGATagtaaatgacaaaacattactactgaacaaaatgcttttagaatttttgtctttttatgagTCTACAAACTTTCCCAATGAAACAATCTGAAACAGAATAATCACTGTTAAAGTCATGAACACATTAGTCATAGAGTTATTAGAAAGTAATACTGTCTAACAAGCAAAAATATGCGGGCCTCTCTGATCTAATTTTAGCACATGCTTAGAGCTTGTTGAGCTTGAACACTTAATTATTTTCACCTACATTTTCTTCCCTGCTAGCTGTAGCTTGTACAATGTTTCACAGAAAAGACATTACAATATCAGGTAACATCTTTCATTGTTACTGGAATGCAACATATtccttatttgtttttttttggaaaacaagCATGGATGATTACAAGTACAACAGAGGTACAAAGTCAAAATGAGAGAGGTGTTGTACCACAATGCCGTCGCTGGCCCCTGTGGTGAGGTAAATGTCATCTGGGTCACAGGGCACACCGCCATCCCGTCGCTCAATATAACGGGCAACATCCTCACGCACAGAGTCTATGCCTTGACTGGCACTGTAGGCACCTGAGGGAGATTCATATAGGGACAATACACGCTGTTATGGCAACTGACCGCTTTAACACAACAAATCACCACCAGAGAGCTTATAAAACACTAAGTGGGTGTATAAAGATACTCAAGGTGATAATTAACTAGCACGGTTATATAAAGCTTATTCTGTTTGCACAAGAAAGACGTCACACTCATACAGACCCATACTGTGCCCTCCACAGGACTGCAGAATGCGGCAGGCTCTACTTTTAGCATCCTCTGGGAATGTGTTGTCACTCAACAATTCAGGGTAGGAGCAGAGGGCCAAGACCTAGATGCGTGAGCATAACGGGGTAATATCAAGCACGCATTACTACATAAGACAGGAAACTTACTGACAGCGGCTTATTCAAAGAGGAAGACATCAGTTTTGTATAGTTTGAGAAGTGAGAAAAAAGTTGCTATATTTAGATGAGAAGCTGGGGGAAGGGCATTAGGAACAGACCTGTCGGAAGAAAGTGATTGGTTGCTGGCCCATAGCGTGTGCGTCACCGATGTTGGCCTTTATGACCTCAGCAAAGGGCTTCTTCATTCCCTgccaaacataaacacaacataCAGAAAGGTTTGATGAGCACAGGAAAGTGTGAAGGTTGACACTTGCACAAATGAAATAATGCCATCTTTTCTGAAAGTGACAGCCTGAAATGTATTGCAGATTAACAAACCTAAATCAGTTTGTCAAAAATAAGGTTGGTTTGACAACCTTGACACCATATGCAAACACATACATAACGAACATTAAGCATGCCTGCCAAGAGGATGAGagcccagcagctgcagagcACACATCCGGCGAGTTGTTTACTCATAACTACCTGTGTGGATATATTGTAATTTCTGTTGGTTGGACTGAACCAATGACTTCCTTGCAGCtggaatgtaaaaataaataaagaaaaagatagAAATGTCCACTGTTTGCTTTACACTCCTTTGGATCCTTTCTGTATCTGGTAGTAAATGTTATCCTGTCCTGGACTAAAATTTGACAGAACTTATCATGTGATGGAACAGATTTTATGCTACTTTGATTGATGCTGCTTGATTGCACGCACCGCTGCATTAGCTAATCCTATTCAGCACATTATGAAATTTCGTAGTTTTAGAAAAACTCTGACATAATTCACTCAGTCAGTAGTTATTACAGAAGCTTGGTGTCTGGGAGcggtttcctgttttgtttcaaCACACAAGTATATACACATGTAACAACGTGCCAACAAAGGCAAACATAAACAATGCTTGCAAATATTGTAATGTAGCTTTCTAACCCCCTAAAAAAATAAGTCCTGGCAATGTTTTTTGAGGAAGTAAATACATCCACAATATTCATCAGGTGTCAAGGACCACATATTGTGTTTTggagagaaaaacactgaataaaacatagtttcatttgcaaaaataaatgtaatttccaGTTTTCTGGTTAAATTTCAGCAGTGagattttctaaataaaatataaattccaAAACAAGTAGTAGACAATATGTCACCTGTTACCTGCAGCATTACTGCATCTCCTGCACACACTCAAGTACATTTCAAATCTGACACAAAATACTAGGCGTTAAGTAAATGTTTGTCTATTCTACATAGGGAACTGGATTTATTAGGGAGgtcagggaaaaaaacataaacaatttggtaataataattaaaaaaaaaaaaaataaaaaaaaaaagctgttgtgCCAGGATTGGCCAGCTTGGGCCTTTCTGTTAGGAGGGTGGAGGTTCTCACTGTGCCCTACGCTGGCTTTTTTTTACCCCATATTTTTCCTGGCAGGTTAATTCATGATTCTAAAtggctgtaggtgtgaatgtaggGATGCGtggttgtctctttgtgtttgtactGTGATGGACTAGTGACTCTCACCCAGTGTTAGCTAGAACAGGCTCCACTCCCCATGACCCTCCACAGAATAAGCAAGAATGTGTCAGTTGATAGTGAGGGCTTACAGTTTTTAGAAAGGCTGAGGTAACATTGTGAGCACAAATAGTGTAGTTTATGAACATCAAGTAACACACTGTGAGACACATACCAGCACCCAGTGAAAGCAGCTAGCTGCCTTTAATACCCTCTCTGAAAGAGGTGGTCAGCTGGAGGAGCTTACTGCTGGAAGCACAACCACGTGAAGCCctaaatatttacacaaaacCAACCCCATATAAAAATGGGGCACACAGAATAAATATTTCAGTGAGCACAGATTCctataaaaaattcaataacaTATGCtcaacataattacacaagtcAGCATGCTTCTATCTCTACTCCCCCTTTCTGACATTGGTTTATTCCAGGAGTTCTAGAGCAGGTGAGGGGGTCTGCATCACAGTTTTGCCCCCATGTTCTCCTAATGACACAATCAGGAAGAGGAGAGTACTGTTAATAttctaacaagaaaagcactcagagaccgcaatgctccgccaaggctgctcagtcgtatgatttctgacagattaaatctttaaagaaTTAGTGGTCCGCGGTGgtccatttgtagtaggatcgcaatcatgtgatcatcagcaggcagctgatgtagtgttcacttgttgtcatagttacagtgatgctgtgccgctaactcacaatgatacagaaatcttaaacaaatccgtggatccagactataagccgcatcactgccaaattcTAATCACTCGgtccttgtgtcttttctgaccttccctgaaaatttcatctacacaaacaaacagacaaaccaacactgatcatcacataacttaTGCATATACTGGCAGGTAATGTTTGTGAAATTGTGGAAAAGACTAGATTCATGTTTACAGCACAATATACTGGTTAGAAATTGTGACCAACATTGATTACAAGTTTCTTTCCTACGTGGGCAGGGTGGCCAGACTCCCTCCGTGTCCTCAGTTACTCTATCGAATCTGACACCACAAAAGAATGTTCCAAAATGGCTGCCCTAACtcagtaaacaacaacaaaaacattacgAATACTACCGCAAAATACAAGGTAATGGCACTCTTGGTCTCCATGACAATAAGCACCAGCTTTGATGCAGATAGTATGTGCAAACATAGGCACAAAGTTTGAACCTGAACAAACCACCTTATCACAGCTATACTGCTAACCTTCTGACACATAAACCCAAAGACACACATCACACAGAGGCTCTTAACCTTGTGTGTGTAAATTGAAAAAGAACAGGATGTGCAACATGAAGTAGCAGTAAGGTAAGTGCCAGAAATAAACAGGAGAGTATATTATTAAAATGGAGGTATTCATTTACTGCCTTCTAGCCAATAACATGTCTGAAAGATAATCTGTTGAGCAGCTGAGACCACTGACAGCCATGTGCACAAACAAGCAAGCACACACATGCTGTGAACACCAGATGTTAGGGACAGCATGACGTTGCAGGAAAGCCACATGTGGAACATCAGGCCACTCCAGGCACAAATCAAAACAGCCTGTTTGTTGGGTTTAGCCAATTCAGTTTAGATTTTAGGAAACTTGAGTCTCTAGCTCTCATTGGTCACACAGGAGAGGCGTCTCTCAGGCAGAACCAATAACATTATACTGCGTGAATAACGCCCCTGGGACAGATGAACCACCCATTCAAACAAGCTGACCTCTGCTCCTCTGAACAGACTTAAAAGtgctgtgctttttttgtcCTCCATCAGTGATGAAATGGTCTAACAAATGATGCTGAAGATCGGACAGAAGATGCAGAGGATTTTCTGCTTGGGCTTCACAACGAAACATTTAATCGACTATGTGAAACAGACAAACTCAGACATTACACTAAGATAAGAAAATTCACCTTGACTTTATGTTATGTATGTTTCTTTGGTTCACTTGGCTAACTTGTGTTATAATAGGTTATCAGTAGGTTCTCACATCAGTGTGTCTGAAAGGCAAACCAGTACAACTTCTACAgtggaaaacttttttttagatgtttgtaTATTACCTTTCATTCTGGTGGAATATGTGGAAGGcatttgacaaaataaatagCTTTGTGTCTCAGTCCCCATGGCAACTCTCTCAAAGGTCCCCATTCACAATCAGTTAGCTGCTCattaagacaaaacaaagaccaCAATGTGATAACTCTATGTGGAGCCTTTATCAGTGCACTTGTCAAGTGGCACAGTAAGTCAGCTCAAAGCCTGTCGTGTTTCTGCCCTCTCTGAACAACACATACTTTGTATTAAGGGGGAAAAACATTAGCAAGGTAATACTTGTAATGTAGGCATCTCagttaaaaaatctaaatgtgtaCGAAACAGGAGTAGGGGATGACTGTGTGCcgtcttttgtgtgtgtgtaagtctTGGACAAAAGACAGAATACCATTGCGACCCGTTTCCCAGAGTAATCCAACACCATCCAAACCACAGTTCGGAAAAGAAGCTTCTCATGAAATGGAGAACAGTATGTGTTTCCAAAACTTCCAACcacattttagagttttagaAGCACGGTTCACTGCttctaaaaaatgttgaataagcTGAGAGGACTGTGAATGATTACTAACGGTTCATTTTCCCCTTCTGGCTGTGTTACTGTAGTTTACAAAAGACTGGCAGTGGGACGGTGTGCTGTTAGTGAACAAAAAATTTCTGTGTACCCCATCCTAGATGGAAATGTGATGAATAGTTACAGTTGCATAAAATATGAGAATCCCCTTGTGTCTCCCCTGAAAATGCTCCTATCCCTCAATATCTTTACCGGTTTTTACTAGCTGAATCCAACTGcaatttcttctgctttttgagCATCTACATATCAATTCAGTAGCACTTGATGAAACCCGTGTGCAGctgagaagaaaataaatgaagtgGAAGAGAATAGAATAAATCTAATATAGAGAGTGAGATCAGCTGTGGATATGCGTCAGTCAGAGTAAACAGAACATAAAATCTTTGGGGCCAGTGAACCATCTGGTTAAAAGGTTACCACTGTCATTACTGCCACTGCTGGTCCACGTTGCCAAGTCTTTCACCTGTGCAAGAACCTGTTCACATACTCATCCTTTCTAAGCAAAGCACTGAAGAGTGGACAGTTTACACACCAGACTGCACTCGGTACACTAACAGCTGGTTGCCACATCACCATAAACAGCATAAGAGGAAGAGATTGAGCAGCGCtttgaaaaaagagaaattcaCAAATGGTCAATATTTGTAGTGCCAATATAGTGGAAATAAGCTTTAAAGGCATGGATtaaaacatttagattattcaattcaattttgcatttaaagtaCTGGATACAAAAGCTGAGAGCTGTATTTTAATATTCCTGTAAATGTCCTGACTCTAAAGTGGACAATTAACTAGAAAGGCTACAGTCTTTGCTTGACGTCACTGGGTGGTCAGACAgtgaaatatagaaaaacagcCTCTGGTCGATGGACTTTCACCTCTCGGTCAGGATCTTTCCATGAGCAGAAGCAGGAAGAggtcaaaaacaaataaagagcaGCTTAAAAACATGTTACAAATTAAAAGTGAGCATTAGAGCGGAGCGGCCGCTGGATTACACTGGAATACAACCTGTCTAACATGATCATTCTCAGGAATTAGTAACTTAGTGATGGACTTTGATAAGAGGATAACACAATTTGATGAGAGGCTTTTGTGGAATGCTGAATGGTAAGAACATTACCACCTTCTCATtggaaaaactattaaaaaactgactttattatttgacaaataaagaaaaaagtttccATCATCAGGAAATAAGCCCCCTTTAGCTGAATGATATACACTAGTGTTTAAAAGTTTGGCATCACACAAttggaacacaggagtgatggatggtagaaatgttcctctgtacctctatgtagatattccattaaaaatcagccgtttccagctagaatagtcatttaccacattaacaatgtctagactgtatttctatcttcattgtgggaaaaaaaagcttttctttcaaaaataaggacatttctaagtgacctcaaacttttgaaaagtagtgtatatttttataaagCCCAGTTAAAATTTAAATTCCCACTAGGGTTAAAATGATATGAGCAGTTTGTCTTGCTTATGTTGGCCTACAACAGACAAGATCAGGTTTTAGTGTGgaaatgcaacacagacaattaACACAACCAATACTACACAGATGAAACATGCATGGATGAGAAGTGGGTCTTTACAGGAGATGAGACAGTATGGTCCACCGAGATTTAAGATGGTCCGGACACTCAGATCACACTGCCTGTCGTACAGACCTGAGACAGCTCCCTCTCCAGCTCCACGGCCCGCTGCACGATGGGCCCACGCACGGCGTACTCCACCTTCTTCACCGTGGGGTTGATGGTGTCGATGGTCAGCACCTTGGCCCGGGACATCATTCCATTCTCGGTCATTTTCTCCTTGGGAAGTCCACGCCGCGTCGCACTCAGACTGGACAGGGCTCTGccgggagaggaggaggacagagggggagagGTCAGTGAGCGGACCCCGGGACCGCCGCCGGCTCGCTGCGCTCCACTACTACCGGCTAACAATTCGTTACGTCGCCGGCTTAGAAGCCGGACGTTTCTGGGCGAGAGCAGCTGCATCCGTGTGGCAGACATGATCATAAGACTTTCGCTCAACAGGTTGGTTAACTTCTTATAAAGGCTCCGCAGCGAGCAGCGTCTTGCACCGCGCCGTTTGCTTCACTCGGGAGGCGTGAAATCAAAGCAGTGTAGGTGGAGGCACCGGGTGGGCAGACCTTTGGACCTGTCAGAGGAGATGCAGCTCTAACGGACTTCCTTAAAACTTCAGCTGACTGTGAGGAGCCTGGCTGCCTCCACGCGTTGACAAGGCGGCACTGTGAGTATTTTAGGGGGTGCACAGAGAATACCATCCCTCCCCTTTGTGTGGCTTCATGACCACCGTTATCCAACTCCCCTCCCCGACCTCCGTTATCCCCACGCACCGTCGGGTCAGGCTTGTCCAGTTACCGAACCTAAACAGCTCCACGCTGGTCCGAGACGTGGCTCTGGGTGATATAACGGCGAACAGGGTGCAGCTTCCAGCTTTGCTCCGAGCCTCCAGCACCGCGCCTTTCTCTTTTGTCCTCAGAGCTCCATGCGGTTTGGGAGGAGACTTGGAATGATCTTGCCCAGTCAAGTTTTCTCCTTAGAGATGATGCAACACAATGTGACAACACCTTATTTTGTATTACCTTGTACTATAACTATATTCTGAAAGATTTTACATGAAgcgcacagttttttttttaaagtcacccGTCTTAGAATCtctctaaagcaggggtgtcaaactcattttagttcaagggccacatAAGGcacagtttgatctcaagtgggcctgaccagtaaaatcatagcataatAACGTATCAGTGACAACTACTAATATTTTCCATatgtttcagtgcaaaacagtacattctgaaaaGGCTCACGTTTAAGGAACTATATTTTTATGAaacattatgaacctgaaatttcttaagaaaaataaattcaatttcaacaatattgtgcctcagtttgtcatttacacatttgcaTTGCAACTtacaaatcacagaaaacatttagtcacaagcACGCGGAACTGAACAAACggtctagtattttactttatgatcaaaacagcttgtcaaggtctagaaattatgttaaatttagagttttacaaaattacaatttgcagttgatgtcttctccgtaatttttacactttgcaaagtcatcccagGGGCCGGATTGGAGCCTCTGGCAGGCCTGTTTAGGCCCacgggccatatgtttgacagcCCCTGCTCTGGGGGACCTCTGGGGAGGTCAGACCAAGTGACACTGGTTCAAATTTCCCATTTCACTGATTAAACTGGGAGGTCATGTGAGAATGTCCTGTTCCCTGACAGTGTCTCGCCACTCGTTAAAACCTCTACAGTGAATGCAAAATCAGCATGAAACGCAGAGAGTTGGATGATGAACCAGGATTAGAAACTACTTTATGGGAAGTTACTGATCCTCAATGTGACTTCCAGTAAAAGCCTGTCTTCACACTGAAATGTGAGAAAGCAATCGGTTTCTTGAATTTCCCAGTGCTggtataaacaataaaaaacaatgtaaatacaATCACAATGACTACCCATTCAATAATAGTGAGTGTGTTTTGTTAGTAGTCACTGCATGCCACCATTAGTATACCATTATGTGTTCTTAAATATTGTTTTCGTAATTCACATATTGTGTGAGTTATAGAATAAGTCTTGAtagatgtttttgcttttgttgcacACAACAGTCTACTTTATCCATAGTGTCCACtaactgtaaagaaaaagtGTTAGATATGTCAAACGTTTTAAGACTGTTACTAGCTTTGACTGGCAAGCcgtttacatttaaataaagaaatcattttGCTTCTTCGTTAGGAAGTGGTTTTGAGGTCTTTTTGCAGTTGCACAGTTGTTAAATTTTGCAATGAAACACTCAGCCCGCAGTGGGCGAACACCGTCATTGTCACATCAGCAGGAAGAAAACATCTGAATAAATCATTCGGTGATACAAAGAACCAGCAATTAACCAACTATATTTAGgaataaaacaagaacaacaaaagaaTTCACCTTCTTTTAAGCCAGAggatacaaaatgtcaaaacaacaaaccacAGGCACTTTTTTATCCCAGTGTACTGTCTTCACATTATGCTCTAttacattttagatttgttCGTGACAGTGCAGTCCTAGTGATAATGTTAGTATTCATTAAGTCAAACCAGCTTTCATTACAGTGACAGAAATGTCCTTGAAGTCAGTAGTGATACAATTGTGAAACAGTGGCTTATCTCTTAAAAGGCAAAACAAAGCTCAAAGCACTTTGGTATAACATGTTCACTTGTTTCAGAATTAGAGCAGTAGTTCAGCAAAACCTGTGAGACCTTTAAACGGTGATATTTTTTCTATAGTTCATCTCTTACCAGTGGTCTGGTGATCATTGCCttgacagcagagagaaagatggaagcttgaaaaaaaggaaaatctaaaaataattaGCGAAATCACATTATAGATGACTTCACACTGTCTCCATGTATGATGAGAAGTTATTATTAGGTCAAAAACTGCAGATTTGCTGTGAAAATAATATGTTATACTGTTTAGTTAAAACCCTGTGGCTGTAATTATATCAGAGAGAGTCTGTGTAGCTACTGTACGCAGCGCAAAGGTGGGCACAGATGGTGGCAGGAGCAGAAAGAGCTGGTGCTGTGGTGTTTGAAGTCCATAACTTTTGCACTCTTCTGTAACTAGATAGCACTGTTGTGGCTGGTGGGAGAATCCAAGGAGAAAGTCTTCAGTGTTGGCTCTCTCAGCTCTCTCCTCTGGGGAGACACATAGCGTCTCCTCCCGTGTGAAGTAGCGTGACATGCTGAAGATATAGACGAGTTTCAGTAGCTCCCAGCAGCGGGCCTTGGAGGGCGAAGGAGAGTCACCAAGTGGGTGATAAGTGGAAGTCCATACGCAAGAGACTGAGCGACGTGTTTCACGGTTAATGAGAAGAAGTGCCAGCACATCCGGCCGCAGGGACACGGATCCTGGTAAGCAGCGCTCTCCAACAGCCAGGCAGTCTCTCAAGGTCTCCACCAGCGGTGACCAGAAACGGCCCACTAGTCCGGTCTGGGCTCTGTGCAGGGTAGGTGTAggaccacacagcacacacacatctgctcCAGGGAGCAGCTGGAAGCGGAGCAGGCGGTGAGCTACAGTGGGGCTGCCCTGAGGAAGGAAAACTGGGTAATCACAAGAAACTGAtgcagaagcagagagagagcgaATCAAAGCAGAGAGCAGGACAACTTCCTGCGGCGCCAGGCGCCACCACTTCTCGGTTGCTGTAGCGATCCTCCCATGGACAATGAGGCAACCAAACTCACTGTCTGCAGCCTGAGCAAAGCCATCCACAGCCTCCTGAAGAAGAGTAGGGTTTGGGGGCACCAGTGAATCAGCACAGTGTGTGAGGTTTCCCAGGATACCCTCTTGCTTCTCTTCCAGCAGCTGATCGATGAGGCTGAAGCAGGACCGCAAATCCCTCTTCAGCCTCTCTACATTCCTGACATTGACCAGTTCATCCTGTCCCAACACCAGAACCATGCAGTTCCACACATTCTCCAGGAGGCGTTGTAAACGAACCTCCTCCTCTTTGCTGCTGCTTGCACCACTTTGTCCCTCTCCACTCACAGCTATGAGCATCACACTGTCTTGAAAAACTCTCCACACCACCTTCCCCCCACTTTCAGTCTCACAGCAGGACAAAACTACTCCCTGACCACCTCCAAACATGTGAACACCATTCAGGGAGCCGATGACCGAGAAGGGCAGCTGTTTGGAGGCTCCCCTTGTGAAAAGAGGAACCCCGCTGCTGGCTGTGAGGCAGAGGAGCTGTGTTGACCCATCCTGGAGCATCATCATGGGGTTAGCTCTGGCTCTATGTACCGTCAACAAACTCGTCTTTCAGCTGCCGCAGATTATTGGGCCAATCGGCTAATGGGTATCAACGAGCTGATTGTATAAATAGAGCCAGCCAGGCAAAAAAAAGACCGGCTATTACTAGCATCCCACGATTGCATCAGCAAGGGTGAGCCGTTAGCATCACATAAATCATTTCCCTGTATCTCACTGAAGATGGTACGAATCAGACAGAATACCATGCAGCTAACCTAGCTATCACAAGTAGACACATATCGCCGGTTCACTAACCTCTAGCTTTTGTTAGCGAAATGTATTTAACATGCTAGGTTAACAAAAGAAGTTACCGTCGTTTCCACAGTAACGCTGTCCCATGATTCATTCTTCACACTGGCGAGGGCGGTTTCATTCGGCTGGTCGAGCTACAGTTACGAGTTACGAGCTCTGTTGTAACCGCTAGAGGAGCGGGACATGGAGACCGACCTGGGTTCAGTCCCGCAGTTCATGGAAGCGTAGTTAGCTCACAACATGGATCTGACAGGCAGAGCTCACATCTCGCGGGAGAACAACTAAACCGCGGTGAAACGATCGCGAGATGGCGCTCAGTTCTTAATGTTGCTTCCATAGTGCAACACGAAAATAGATTACTGAAAATGTACCCATCAATTAGACTGTGTCCACATATTACTGCAAAGTACACACGCATTAATATACTACTAAAACCTGTAAACCAGAGAACATGTTGTTGCAATTACATTTTGTaatacattcatttaaaaagggTTATTCACAAGGTTTTTGTTACAC is from Amphiprion ocellaris isolate individual 3 ecotype Okinawa chromosome 10, ASM2253959v1, whole genome shotgun sequence and encodes:
- the gpt gene encoding alanine aminotransferase 2-like isoform X2, producing MNHGTALLWKRRALSSLSATRRGLPKEKMTENGMMSRAKVLTIDTINPTVKKVEYAVRGPIVQRAVELERELSQGMKKPFAEVIKANIGDAHAMGQQPITFFRQVLALCSYPELLSDNTFPEDAKSRACRILQSCGGHSMGAYSASQGIDSVREDVARYIERRDGGVPCDPDDIYLTTGASDGIVTMLKLLVCGEGASRTGVMISIPQYPLYSAALAELGAVQINYYLNEEKCWSLDIPELQRALDEARQYCNPRALCIINPGNPTGQVQSRKCIEDVIQFAAKERLFLMADEVYQDNVYADGCQFHSFKKVLFEMGPEYSDTVELASFHSTSKCYMGECGFRGGYMELINMDDEVKAQLTKLVSVRLCPPVPGQALMDLVVNPPQPGEPSYDNFIKERTATLSALAEKAKLTEQVLNTVQGISCNPVQGAMYSFPRITIPEKAVKEATEKGQQPDMFYCMKMLEETGICLVPGSGFGQKDGTYHFRMTILPPSDKLKILLDKVKEFHQKFTQQYS
- the gpt gene encoding alanine aminotransferase 2-like isoform X1, with the protein product MIMSATRMQLLSPRNVRLLSRRRNELLAGSSGAQRAGGGPGVRSLTSPPLSSSSPGRALSSLSATRRGLPKEKMTENGMMSRAKVLTIDTINPTVKKVEYAVRGPIVQRAVELERELSQGMKKPFAEVIKANIGDAHAMGQQPITFFRQVLALCSYPELLSDNTFPEDAKSRACRILQSCGGHSMGAYSASQGIDSVREDVARYIERRDGGVPCDPDDIYLTTGASDGIVTMLKLLVCGEGASRTGVMISIPQYPLYSAALAELGAVQINYYLNEEKCWSLDIPELQRALDEARQYCNPRALCIINPGNPTGQVQSRKCIEDVIQFAAKERLFLMADEVYQDNVYADGCQFHSFKKVLFEMGPEYSDTVELASFHSTSKCYMGECGFRGGYMELINMDDEVKAQLTKLVSVRLCPPVPGQALMDLVVNPPQPGEPSYDNFIKERTATLSALAEKAKLTEQVLNTVQGISCNPVQGAMYSFPRITIPEKAVKEATEKGQQPDMFYCMKMLEETGICLVPGSGFGQKDGTYHFRMTILPPSDKLKILLDKVKEFHQKFTQQYS
- the fuz gene encoding protein fuzzy homolog; translated protein: MMMLQDGSTQLLCLTASSGVPLFTRGASKQLPFSVIGSLNGVHMFGGGQGVVLSCCETESGGKVVWRVFQDSVMLIAVSGEGQSGASSSKEEEVRLQRLLENVWNCMVLVLGQDELVNVRNVERLKRDLRSCFSLIDQLLEEKQEGILGNLTHCADSLVPPNPTLLQEAVDGFAQAADSEFGCLIVHGRIATATEKWWRLAPQEVVLLSALIRSLSASASVSCDYPVFLPQGSPTVAHRLLRFQLLPGADVCVLCGPTPTLHRAQTGLVGRFWSPLVETLRDCLAVGERCLPGSVSLRPDVLALLLINRETRRSVSCVWTSTYHPLGDSPSPSKARCWELLKLVYIFSMSRYFTREETLCVSPEERAERANTEDFLLGFSHQPQQCYLVTEECKSYGLQTPQHQLFLLLPPSVPTFALRTVATQTLSDIITATGF